In Labilithrix sp., a genomic segment contains:
- a CDS encoding VacB/RNase II family 3'-5' exoribonuclease has translation MPRKALPSRTHVLDVFEQADGALHTNEVAERLGVAEESIPGLLRLLDDLVFDGILVARGQRFKLDSRGPASAPAAPPTLHAAKLPAPAKKKGLPPKSPKRTKAHDPDPKPLFEEEAEEEPSRGPGAAKRVSARRGPGGVSSRGAGPSRTRREGLLKINPRGFGFVASPTATGDDVFIGAESLGGAMHGDQVIVEVVARGTRGAEGQIVEVVKRGVTRVSGILQRKGKSAWVDLDDPRIRGPVVLAREIDQSVEGNSGESGQVVVAEITRFPENPGENPEGRLVAVLGRPGELSVEVNKVLLIAGIEEVHSAEAVADAESYGAEVPKEMLEGREDLTHIPLPTIDPDDARDHDDAIWVERTDSGGYEVWIAIADVSSYVRPEKKALDDEARDRGCSIYLPDRAIPMLPRALSSNLCSLLPDVVRLCLCVHAELDARGTIKKSRIVRGYMKSAAKLTYGGVARALRFTDQPPKQPKAEAMVEGLKVAYECSRLLRGRRMKRGALDFDLPEPVIKLVDGKPVDVTKRAKDEGVKKAYQLIEELMIFANEVVARWLLDRELPGVYRVHLPPDPLKLMRLQAMCEVLGIDLDVDSLQTPKGLSETLKAFADHPNAAVLNNLLLRSMKQATYDTANLGHFGLASDAYLHFTSPIRRYPDLVVHRVCHAALTKDEKAKKKALARDAKPEDLQDAAIRSSAAERRAMEVEREIADIYRCFYMIDRIGERFEGTVSAFVGAGAFVTLDDPFVDVMVKTEDLGFDYVIEDDGLMATSKRSGAAIRLGDRIVVDVTDVAILRRTVYAKKARGEGGLFEDDGGRPRFKNVKDRARGSRDAKGKKFPGGGGLGRGRDRDKGGPPKGHGPKKGKGGGGGKKRR, from the coding sequence ATGCCCCGAAAAGCGCTGCCTTCGCGCACGCACGTGCTCGACGTATTCGAGCAAGCCGACGGCGCGCTCCACACCAACGAGGTGGCCGAGCGCCTCGGCGTCGCGGAGGAGTCCATCCCCGGCCTCCTCCGCCTCCTCGACGACCTCGTGTTCGACGGCATCCTCGTCGCGCGCGGCCAGCGCTTCAAGCTCGATAGCCGCGGCCCCGCCAGCGCGCCCGCCGCACCGCCCACACTCCACGCCGCAAAGCTGCCAGCTCCCGCGAAGAAGAAGGGCCTCCCTCCGAAATCGCCCAAACGCACGAAGGCGCACGACCCAGACCCAAAGCCGCTGTTCGAAGAAGAGGCGGAGGAAGAACCCTCTCGGGGGCCCGGGGCGGCGAAGCGCGTCTCCGCGCGTAGAGGCCCCGGCGGGGTGAGCTCGAGAGGGGCTGGCCCCTCTCGAACTAGAAGAGAGGGGCTGCTGAAGATCAACCCGCGCGGGTTCGGGTTCGTCGCGTCGCCGACGGCGACCGGCGACGACGTGTTCATCGGCGCCGAGTCGCTCGGCGGCGCGATGCACGGCGATCAGGTCATCGTCGAGGTCGTCGCCCGCGGCACGCGCGGCGCGGAGGGCCAGATCGTCGAGGTCGTGAAACGCGGCGTCACGCGCGTCTCCGGCATCCTCCAGCGCAAGGGCAAGAGCGCGTGGGTCGACCTCGACGATCCGCGCATCCGTGGCCCGGTCGTGCTCGCGCGCGAGATCGACCAGAGCGTCGAGGGCAACAGCGGCGAGAGCGGGCAGGTCGTGGTCGCGGAGATCACGCGCTTCCCCGAGAACCCGGGCGAGAACCCGGAGGGCCGCCTCGTCGCGGTGCTCGGGCGTCCGGGCGAGCTCTCCGTCGAGGTGAACAAAGTGCTCCTCATCGCCGGCATCGAGGAGGTGCACTCCGCGGAGGCAGTCGCCGACGCCGAGAGCTACGGCGCCGAGGTCCCGAAGGAGATGCTCGAGGGCCGCGAGGACCTCACGCATATCCCGCTCCCCACGATCGATCCGGACGACGCGCGCGACCACGACGACGCGATCTGGGTCGAGCGTACGGACTCCGGCGGCTACGAGGTCTGGATCGCGATCGCCGACGTGAGCTCCTACGTGCGCCCGGAGAAGAAGGCGCTCGACGACGAGGCGCGCGACCGCGGCTGCAGCATCTACCTCCCCGACCGCGCGATCCCGATGCTGCCGCGCGCGCTCTCCTCCAACCTGTGCTCGCTCCTCCCCGACGTCGTTCGCCTCTGCCTCTGCGTGCACGCCGAGCTCGACGCGAGGGGGACGATCAAGAAATCGCGCATCGTCCGCGGCTACATGAAGAGCGCGGCGAAGCTGACCTACGGCGGCGTCGCGCGCGCGCTCCGCTTCACCGATCAGCCGCCGAAGCAGCCGAAGGCGGAGGCGATGGTCGAAGGCCTGAAGGTCGCCTACGAGTGCTCGCGCCTCCTCCGCGGCCGCCGCATGAAGCGCGGCGCGCTCGATTTCGATCTGCCGGAGCCCGTCATCAAGCTCGTCGACGGCAAGCCGGTCGACGTCACCAAGCGCGCGAAGGACGAGGGCGTGAAGAAGGCGTATCAGCTCATCGAGGAGCTGATGATCTTCGCGAACGAGGTCGTCGCGCGCTGGCTCCTCGATCGCGAATTGCCGGGCGTGTACCGCGTCCACCTCCCGCCCGATCCGCTGAAGCTGATGCGCCTCCAGGCGATGTGCGAGGTGCTCGGCATCGACCTCGACGTCGATTCGCTCCAGACGCCAAAAGGCCTCTCCGAGACGCTGAAGGCTTTTGCCGATCATCCGAACGCCGCGGTCCTCAACAACCTGCTCTTGCGGTCGATGAAGCAGGCCACCTACGACACCGCGAACCTCGGCCATTTCGGACTAGCGAGCGACGCCTATCTCCATTTCACGTCCCCGATTCGCCGTTATCCCGACCTCGTCGTGCACCGCGTCTGCCACGCGGCGCTGACGAAGGACGAAAAGGCGAAGAAGAAGGCGCTCGCCCGCGACGCGAAGCCGGAGGACCTCCAGGACGCGGCGATCCGCTCGTCCGCCGCCGAGCGCCGCGCGATGGAGGTGGAGCGCGAGATCGCGGACATCTATCGCTGCTTCTACATGATCGACCGCATCGGCGAGCGCTTCGAGGGCACGGTCTCCGCCTTCGTCGGCGCGGGCGCGTTCGTCACCCTCGACGATCCGTTCGTCGACGTGATGGTGAAGACGGAGGACCTCGGCTTCGACTACGTGATCGAGGACGACGGCCTGATGGCGACGAGCAAGCGGAGCGGCGCCGCGATCCGCCTCGGCGACCGCATCGTCGTCGACGTCACCGACGTCGCCATCCTCCGCCGCACGGTCTACGCGAAGAAGGCGCGCGGCGAGGGCGGCCTCTTCGAGGACGACGGCGGTCGCCCGCGCTTCAAGAACGTCAAGGACCGCGCGCGCGGCAGCCGCGACGCGAAGGGCAAGAAGTTCCCGGGCGGCGGCGGCCTCGGACGAGGCCGCGACCGCGACAAGGGCGGCCCGCCGAAGGGTCACGGCCCGAAGAAGGGCAAAGGCGGCGGCGGCGGCAAGAAGCGCCGCTGA
- a CDS encoding thioredoxin domain-containing protein: MKRQAVFWLTVVLVAAALVASAVLLVDYVRPAPVFCDAGGGCAKVRATALARPFGIPLPAIGLLGMLALGFSALLPGMRARTAQLFLGLIGGVAGAVFLIIQARLGALCPYCAVVDGASFVLAGLSFLRWREDWDPPEKKSVIGGVVVALVVALAVPLAVGFNRRAFAGDLPEPVAEEIRRTGRGKVTVVDFADFECPFCRSTHQELAPLVAARKDKVRLVRKHVPLRMHPHAMDAAKAGCCGESMGKGEEIADALFTVPETELTPEGCEKIAQAHGLDVEQFRKCVNDPATAARIEQDKAAFKQAKGHGLPTIWVDDTKLEGVQERADLEAALDGAIRRL, from the coding sequence GTGAAGAGACAGGCCGTTTTCTGGCTCACCGTCGTCCTCGTCGCCGCAGCGCTCGTCGCGAGCGCGGTGTTGCTCGTGGACTACGTGCGCCCCGCCCCCGTTTTCTGCGACGCCGGCGGCGGCTGCGCGAAGGTCCGCGCCACCGCGCTCGCGCGGCCGTTCGGGATCCCGCTCCCCGCGATCGGGCTCCTCGGCATGCTCGCGCTCGGGTTCTCGGCGCTCCTCCCCGGCATGCGCGCCCGCACCGCCCAGCTCTTCTTGGGGCTCATCGGCGGCGTCGCCGGCGCCGTCTTCTTGATCATCCAGGCGCGCCTCGGCGCGCTCTGTCCTTATTGCGCGGTCGTCGACGGCGCGTCGTTCGTGCTCGCCGGCCTCTCGTTCCTGCGCTGGCGCGAGGACTGGGACCCGCCGGAGAAGAAGAGCGTGATCGGCGGCGTCGTCGTCGCGCTCGTCGTCGCGCTCGCGGTCCCGCTCGCGGTGGGCTTCAACCGGCGCGCGTTCGCGGGCGATCTGCCGGAGCCGGTCGCGGAGGAGATCCGCCGGACCGGCCGCGGCAAGGTCACCGTCGTCGACTTCGCCGACTTCGAGTGCCCGTTCTGCCGCTCGACGCACCAGGAGCTCGCGCCGCTCGTCGCCGCGCGGAAGGACAAGGTGCGGCTCGTCCGCAAGCACGTGCCGCTCCGGATGCATCCGCACGCGATGGACGCCGCGAAGGCCGGCTGCTGCGGCGAGTCGATGGGCAAAGGGGAGGAGATCGCGGACGCGCTCTTCACCGTGCCGGAGACGGAGCTCACGCCCGAGGGCTGCGAGAAGATCGCGCAGGCGCACGGCCTCGACGTCGAGCAGTTCCGGAAATGCGTGAACGATCCCGCCACCGCGGCGCGGATCGAGCAGGACAAAGCCGCGTTCAAGCAGGCGAAGGGGCACGGTCTTCCGACGATCTGGGTCGACGACACGAAGCTCGAGGGCGTCCAGGAAAGGGCCGACCTCGAGGCCGCTCTCGACGGCGCGATTCGGCGGCTCTAG